One window of the Paraburkholderia sp. PGU19 genome contains the following:
- a CDS encoding asparaginase yields the protein MNTSTSASRALPRIAVLATGGTIAGAAPDATNTSGYQAGVVGVGQLLAAVPSLAAVANVQAEQVASVDSKDMALALWSTLAQRINVLLASDEVDGVVVTHGTDTLEETAYLLHLTVKSDKPVVLTAAMRPSSALSADGPLNLLNAVIVAGNAKARGQGVLVAFNNRIHSARDVVKTSTYAVDAFQSPEIGALGWVQDGRVEFQRSVVRPHTTATPFVIDSNSAAWPLVEVVTSYAGVSRVAVDALVSAGVKGMVVAGTGNGSIHATVQTALAEAAGKGVAIVRSSRVGSGHVMRNGAAADDALGFVTAGALNPYKARVLLMLALAAGHTTPVALQQVFDTY from the coding sequence ATGAATACCTCTACTTCTGCATCGCGCGCGCTGCCGCGCATCGCCGTGCTTGCAACGGGCGGCACAATCGCGGGCGCCGCGCCCGACGCGACCAATACATCGGGCTATCAGGCGGGCGTCGTCGGCGTCGGGCAGTTGCTCGCCGCCGTGCCGTCGCTGGCTGCTGTGGCTAACGTGCAGGCCGAACAGGTCGCGAGCGTCGACAGCAAGGACATGGCGCTCGCGCTGTGGAGCACGCTCGCGCAGCGCATCAACGTGCTGCTGGCTTCCGATGAAGTCGACGGCGTGGTCGTCACGCACGGCACCGATACGCTCGAAGAAACCGCTTATCTGCTGCATCTGACCGTCAAGAGCGACAAGCCCGTCGTGCTGACGGCGGCGATGCGGCCGTCGTCCGCGCTGTCCGCCGATGGCCCGCTGAATCTGCTCAACGCCGTGATCGTCGCGGGCAACGCCAAGGCCCGCGGGCAGGGCGTGCTGGTCGCGTTCAACAACCGGATTCACAGCGCACGCGACGTCGTAAAGACCAGCACGTATGCCGTCGATGCGTTTCAGTCGCCCGAAATCGGTGCACTCGGCTGGGTGCAGGACGGGCGTGTCGAGTTTCAGCGCAGCGTCGTGCGGCCGCATACGACGGCGACGCCGTTCGTGATCGATTCGAACAGCGCGGCATGGCCGTTGGTCGAAGTGGTGACGAGTTATGCGGGCGTGTCCCGCGTGGCCGTCGATGCGCTTGTTTCAGCGGGCGTGAAGGGCATGGTTGTCGCGGGCACGGGCAACGGCTCGATTCACGCGACTGTGCAGACGGCGCTCGCCGAAGCGGCGGGCAAGGGCGTCGCGATCGTGCGGTCGTCGCGTGTCGGTTCGGGGCATGTGATGCGCAATGGTGCAGCCGCCGACGATGCGCTCGGCTTCGTCACGGCAGGCGCGCTCAATCCATACAAGGCACGCGTGCTGCTGATGCTCGCGCTTGCAGCTGGCCATACGACGCCGGTTGCATTGCAGCAAGTCTTCGATACGTACTGA
- a CDS encoding CysB family HTH-type transcriptional regulator translates to MNFQQLRFVREAVRQNMNLTEVANVLYTSQSGVSKQIKDLEDELGVDIFIRRGKRLTGLTEPGKAVHQLIERMLLDAENLRRVARQYADQDNGHLVVATTHTQARYALPKVVRQFTSVFPKVHLALRQGNPQQIAQMIINGEADIGISTEALDRYPDIVTFPCYSWHHVVVVPKGHPLVGRENITLEEIAEYPIVTYDQDFTGRSHIDQAFAKVGALPDVVLTAIDADVIKTYVELGMGIGIVAAMAFDPKRDTELVALDTQHLFEASTTRIGLRKGAFLRAYAYRLIEMFAPQLHEADIASQLREAA, encoded by the coding sequence ATGAATTTCCAGCAGTTGCGCTTCGTGCGCGAAGCCGTGCGGCAGAACATGAACCTGACGGAAGTCGCGAACGTGCTGTATACGTCGCAGTCGGGCGTCTCGAAGCAGATCAAGGATCTCGAGGACGAACTGGGCGTCGATATTTTCATTCGACGCGGCAAGCGTCTGACGGGTCTGACGGAGCCGGGCAAGGCCGTGCATCAGCTGATCGAGCGGATGCTGCTCGACGCTGAGAACCTGCGCCGCGTCGCGCGCCAGTATGCGGATCAGGACAACGGCCACCTCGTCGTCGCGACGACGCACACGCAGGCGCGATACGCGCTGCCGAAGGTGGTACGCCAGTTCACTTCGGTTTTTCCGAAGGTGCATCTCGCGCTGCGCCAGGGCAACCCGCAGCAGATCGCGCAGATGATCATCAACGGCGAGGCCGACATCGGCATCTCGACGGAAGCGCTCGACCGCTATCCCGACATCGTCACGTTCCCGTGCTACTCGTGGCATCACGTCGTGGTCGTGCCGAAGGGGCATCCGCTGGTGGGCCGCGAGAACATCACGCTGGAAGAGATCGCCGAATACCCGATCGTCACGTACGACCAGGACTTCACGGGCCGCTCGCACATCGACCAGGCCTTCGCGAAGGTGGGCGCGCTGCCCGACGTGGTGCTGACGGCCATCGACGCGGACGTGATCAAGACCTACGTCGAACTCGGCATGGGCATCGGCATCGTCGCGGCGATGGCGTTCGATCCGAAGCGCGACACCGAACTCGTCGCACTCGACACGCAGCATCTGTTCGAAGCGAGCACGACGCGCATCGGCTTGCGCAAGGGCGCGTTCCTGCGTGCCTATGCGTACCGGCTGATCGAGATGTTCGCGCCGCAACTGCACGAAGCGGATATCGCGAGCCAGTTGCGCGAAGCGGCCTGA